A section of the Thermotoga caldifontis AZM44c09 genome encodes:
- a CDS encoding DUF362 domain-containing protein, with amino-acid sequence MKVSLLRCDSYEEATQILKNALKNFADLFRPGDTVLVKPNMLSARRPEEAVTTHPAIVRAVLSFLKEIRCNAMVADSPASGNFQRIAEKTGMKDVCEEFDVPIFELDQPVPVNGEVYKKINIDRRIFEVDKIVNVAKLKTHSQMVLTLAVKNTFGCVPGLEKSGWHMRCGTNENFAALLVDIHKLVKPTLNIVDGVVGMEGNGPANGKIKRFGVIALSTDGFTLDFVLCKRMSVDPLIIYTVRESLERGLIVDHDVEGDWTSRIELPVTAPVLPVPEALRSLARRLARSPRISRTKCVRCRICEERCPAKAIDIDRLKIDYEKCIKCYVCHEVCPQGAISLVRRIF; translated from the coding sequence AAGTAAGTTTACTTCGCTGTGATTCTTACGAAGAAGCCACGCAGATCCTCAAGAACGCTCTGAAAAATTTCGCGGACCTTTTCAGACCAGGTGATACCGTGCTCGTCAAACCCAACATGCTTTCGGCTCGAAGACCGGAAGAAGCCGTGACAACGCATCCGGCGATCGTGAGAGCCGTTCTATCCTTCCTCAAGGAGATCAGATGCAACGCGATGGTGGCGGACAGCCCCGCTTCGGGTAACTTTCAAAGAATAGCTGAAAAGACGGGAATGAAGGACGTGTGTGAAGAATTCGACGTGCCCATTTTCGAGCTCGATCAACCGGTTCCGGTGAACGGAGAGGTCTACAAGAAGATAAACATCGACAGGAGGATCTTCGAGGTCGATAAGATCGTGAACGTGGCCAAACTGAAGACCCATTCTCAGATGGTGCTCACGCTCGCGGTCAAGAACACCTTCGGTTGCGTGCCGGGTCTGGAGAAGTCTGGATGGCACATGAGGTGTGGAACGAACGAGAATTTCGCCGCGCTGCTCGTCGACATTCACAAACTGGTCAAGCCCACATTGAACATCGTCGACGGTGTTGTCGGGATGGAGGGCAACGGCCCGGCGAACGGAAAGATAAAACGTTTCGGTGTGATTGCGCTCAGCACCGACGGGTTCACACTCGATTTTGTGCTGTGCAAGAGAATGAGCGTTGATCCACTGATCATCTACACCGTGCGTGAATCCCTCGAAAGGGGTCTGATCGTCGATCACGATGTTGAAGGAGACTGGACGTCCCGCATCGAACTTCCCGTCACCGCTCCCGTACTCCCGGTCCCGGAGGCGCTCAGATCGCTCGCGAGGCGTCTGGCCCGATCGCCCAGGATTTCCAGAACGAAGTGTGTTCGCTGTAGAATATGTGAAGAGAGATGCCCTGCGAAGGCGATAGACATAGACAGGTTGAAGATCGATTATGAAAAATGCATAAAGTGCTACGTGTGCCACGAGGTGTGTCCACAGGGAGCCATAAGTCTGGTGAGGCGCATCTTCTGA
- a CDS encoding adenosylhomocysteinase, whose product MKSGHVKIEWVYRFMPILRSIEEEYGPKKPLKGLRIGMSIHLEAKTARFALLLRDLGAEVIVTGSNPLSTQDDVAEALRERGLTVYAKRTEDERVYVENLKKVLMTQPHLILDDGADLTVMAHTELQEALKNLRGVTEETTTGVRRLRALHRKNLLKVPVIAVNDAFTKHLFDNRYGTGQSTWDGIMRNTNLTIAGKVVVVCGYGWCGKGIAMRARGLGARVIVTEVDPVKALEAVMEGFEVMKISQAAKLGDFFITATGNTKVISEKEFLQMKDGAILANAGHFDVEVDVRALERMCVEKYEARPNVTAYRLADGRTLYLLAQGRLVNLAAADGHPAEIMDLSFAVQALSLIHLATNELPAGVYAVPAHIDEKIARLKLASMGIEIDTLTEEQKNYLEEY is encoded by the coding sequence TTGAAATCGGGACACGTGAAGATCGAGTGGGTCTACAGGTTCATGCCGATACTGAGATCGATCGAGGAGGAATACGGACCGAAGAAACCTTTGAAGGGTCTGCGCATAGGCATGTCGATCCACCTCGAGGCGAAGACCGCGAGGTTTGCACTCCTGCTCAGAGACCTTGGCGCGGAAGTCATAGTGACCGGGAGCAATCCTTTGAGCACGCAGGACGACGTCGCGGAGGCGCTGAGAGAAAGAGGGTTAACGGTGTACGCCAAACGCACCGAGGATGAGCGAGTGTACGTGGAGAACTTGAAGAAGGTGTTGATGACCCAACCGCACCTGATCCTGGACGACGGTGCCGATCTGACGGTGATGGCACACACGGAACTCCAGGAAGCTTTGAAGAACCTGCGCGGAGTCACGGAGGAGACCACGACCGGTGTGAGAAGACTGCGCGCTCTGCACAGGAAAAACCTTTTGAAAGTTCCTGTGATCGCCGTGAACGATGCGTTCACCAAGCACCTGTTCGACAACCGCTACGGCACGGGACAGTCCACGTGGGACGGCATCATGAGGAACACGAACCTGACGATCGCCGGCAAGGTCGTCGTGGTGTGCGGTTACGGCTGGTGTGGCAAAGGCATCGCGATGCGCGCCAGGGGGCTTGGGGCGAGGGTCATCGTCACCGAAGTGGATCCGGTGAAGGCGCTTGAGGCGGTCATGGAAGGTTTTGAAGTGATGAAGATCTCTCAGGCTGCGAAGCTTGGAGATTTCTTCATCACGGCCACGGGGAACACGAAGGTGATAAGCGAAAAAGAATTCCTTCAGATGAAAGACGGTGCGATCTTGGCGAACGCGGGGCACTTCGACGTCGAGGTGGACGTGAGAGCGCTGGAGAGAATGTGCGTGGAGAAGTACGAGGCGAGGCCCAACGTTACAGCCTACAGGCTCGCAGATGGTAGAACGCTCTATCTACTCGCTCAGGGAAGGCTGGTGAACCTGGCGGCCGCGGACGGTCATCCCGCGGAGATAATGGATCTGTCCTTCGCGGTGCAGGCGCTGTCTTTGATCCATCTCGCGACGAACGAGCTGCCCGCTGGAGTGTACGCCGTGCCTGCTCACATCGACGAGAAGATAGCCAGGCTCAAGCTGGCGAGCATGGGTATCGAGATAGACACGCTCACCGAAGAGCAGAAGAACTATCTGGAAGAGTACTGA
- a CDS encoding alpha-amylase family glycosyl hydrolase, which produces MIGVIFEMLSSVRSRGKLDYCVPNVWIEGWYAGPRRMENDRAFVDPAVLFSELREWLKQNKLVDAEAGKSLSLQENQSGRNWVRRAVLYSSLVRTNSAYNHKGFGRFEQDDVLGYRESGTFLKMTLLLPHLKRLGIDVLYLLPITQSSEMFKKGEIGSPYAVKDFLKIDERYHDPLLDGWKVSDEFAAFVQACHMLKIRVVLDFIPRTAARDCNLILEHPDWFYWVKLEELAGYAPPKIEHLGFCQPTFEQMRELYDLEVVRTHLKKFSFDPSRLDPQKWENFVKHCEEENFMYQIAKEFGVVTAPGFSDWVNDPQPTWDDVTFFRLYLDHPLTAKGKVSKDQPPYVLFDVIKASRFPGEVKNAQLWEYIASVLPQFQKKYGIDGVRLDMGHALPQELQKMIMDNARSVDPSFVFIAEELEPHRATEAKQAGYDAIVGNSWWMLPRFPDKTYEFFQNLSGSIQLPFLAACETPDTPRTVTRNEGQRLKYLLPFLCAFVRNGIFAINCGQEIEESQPMNLGLDNDACGRFTLKCDDEFQGKLAFFDHYVLHWKKTELIDFLSELSSTRNRFLDVLLEGEYRPVYLSWQDGTVCNASYWKDDLALIVLANLKLSECSVDVLLENTRGRKVEVLEATSWDGNRWKQEKVSDVITCQLGPLGFKLYVLKLGVKEG; this is translated from the coding sequence GTGATCGGTGTGATCTTCGAAATGCTCTCGAGTGTGCGTTCGAGAGGAAAACTCGATTACTGCGTGCCTAACGTGTGGATCGAAGGTTGGTACGCAGGACCGCGCAGGATGGAGAACGACAGGGCGTTCGTCGATCCTGCGGTGCTCTTCTCAGAACTCAGAGAATGGCTCAAGCAGAACAAACTCGTCGATGCGGAAGCGGGAAAATCTCTGAGCCTGCAGGAGAACCAATCGGGCAGGAACTGGGTCAGAAGGGCAGTTCTCTATAGCAGTTTGGTGCGCACGAACAGCGCGTACAACCACAAAGGCTTCGGCAGGTTCGAGCAGGACGATGTGCTCGGATACAGAGAGAGTGGAACGTTTCTGAAGATGACGTTGCTGCTGCCACACCTCAAAAGGCTTGGAATCGACGTGCTCTACTTGCTACCGATCACGCAGTCGAGCGAGATGTTCAAGAAGGGAGAGATCGGTTCACCTTACGCGGTGAAGGACTTTTTGAAGATAGATGAAAGGTACCACGATCCTTTGCTCGACGGCTGGAAGGTTTCGGACGAGTTCGCAGCCTTCGTTCAGGCCTGCCACATGCTCAAAATCAGGGTGGTCCTCGATTTCATCCCGAGAACCGCCGCGCGCGATTGCAACCTCATCCTCGAACATCCAGACTGGTTCTACTGGGTCAAGCTCGAAGAACTGGCAGGTTACGCACCTCCCAAGATCGAGCATCTGGGTTTCTGCCAGCCGACCTTCGAGCAGATGAGGGAGCTGTACGATCTCGAAGTGGTTCGAACGCACCTGAAGAAGTTCTCGTTCGACCCTTCCAGGCTCGATCCACAGAAGTGGGAAAACTTCGTGAAGCATTGTGAGGAAGAGAATTTCATGTACCAGATCGCGAAAGAGTTCGGAGTCGTAACGGCGCCGGGCTTCTCCGACTGGGTCAACGATCCACAACCCACCTGGGACGACGTGACGTTCTTCAGGCTCTATCTGGACCATCCACTCACCGCGAAGGGAAAGGTCTCGAAAGACCAGCCACCGTACGTGCTCTTCGATGTCATCAAGGCGAGCCGCTTCCCTGGAGAGGTGAAGAACGCCCAGCTCTGGGAATACATAGCGTCCGTGCTGCCACAGTTCCAGAAGAAGTACGGAATCGACGGCGTGAGGCTGGACATGGGCCACGCGCTGCCGCAGGAACTCCAGAAGATGATCATGGACAACGCACGTTCTGTAGATCCTTCGTTCGTCTTCATCGCGGAAGAGCTCGAGCCGCACAGGGCAACCGAGGCGAAACAGGCCGGTTACGATGCGATCGTCGGAAACAGCTGGTGGATGCTCCCGAGGTTCCCCGACAAAACCTACGAATTCTTCCAGAACCTTTCTGGCAGCATACAGCTTCCGTTCCTGGCGGCTTGCGAAACTCCCGACACCCCCAGAACCGTCACGAGGAACGAGGGACAGAGGCTCAAATACCTTCTGCCGTTCCTGTGCGCGTTCGTGAGGAACGGCATCTTCGCGATCAACTGTGGGCAGGAAATAGAAGAAAGCCAGCCCATGAACCTCGGACTCGACAACGATGCGTGTGGCAGGTTCACTCTGAAGTGCGACGATGAATTCCAGGGAAAGCTTGCGTTCTTCGATCATTACGTTCTTCACTGGAAGAAGACGGAGCTCATCGATTTTCTCTCGGAGCTCTCCAGCACAAGGAACAGATTTCTGGACGTGTTGCTCGAAGGAGAGTACAGACCGGTTTATTTGAGCTGGCAGGATGGAACGGTCTGTAACGCGTCTTACTGGAAGGACGATCTCGCGCTGATCGTGCTGGCCAACTTGAAACTGAGTGAATGCAGCGTGGATGTGCTGTTGGAAAACACGCGTGGTCGAAAGGTCGAAGTACTCGAAGCCACAAGCTGGGATGGAAATCGCTGGAAGCAGGAGAAGGTCTCTGACGTGATAACGTGCCAGCTCGGACCGCTCGGTTTCAAACTCTACGTTCTGAAGCTCGGGGTGAAGGAAGGTTGA
- a CDS encoding ATP-binding protein, whose product MHIRRLYIKGFGKLKSFELELKPGLNVVYGPNESGKTTLYNFIRSCICGLSEEELEKYRPWDGSELDGGIVVLHGGKELKLFSTFGEKPFERNFADSLIFLSDEEDLTLRKAEDHLIARMKSNLQRVEEAQLIEDALKKIPRYAEELLSQRKQLEEQLNRLDEQIEAFYRARKQQFSNFVEISRLKQELSLLQEEKTKLQAQIARLNEKIEEFLRQRLEELDRRLREVLQTLEREKKLTILNGAQYEQISNVKAQLDRLNTIIEQRRSRVEEVSKLLEETVKQRDELMHTIRSEDVETFKLKLKNLRLTYRLLESNFQKLKEFESRYEASWKAFEGLREDFLEEVMKETVNFQEQEEARLQSRLKLLEENVSESRKKISRSRIIAIVSALAAVASTILGFVVASWWFFLTGGLGAITLIFLTNVWRLDKQLSRDEEEMLKYQLELRAIEKRKSSATQRLLANFGVKDVSQLRQLYQRYRDWLSEKDRFERLKQELEMETKNMLEQLRPYGAEELSDVPSVILRLEEIVSSIDDKSLKIAQLKEVSQRLQDELSDLQRQKLSLEGELRELLERFGLESFEEVSGAYERYRRVEEFEAERSKLERTKQCLQERNFECLLRQYQTLSTLLDEKAGFENLSKDVDRQIESLQTRLSELESTLNEGTLLERVVELLKEKSLIELRSRIVEMKLERLPSLSQFLHSELERLTGSYVKKFANLFVPTFRMFSKLAENVVVDKDLSVRIVAGNDLHLSTDVLSRATIDQLILSYKTALHDTLELSEPLPLIVDNFLIRFDEERLKVAAELLKEISQTRQVLIMTSDRRLIDLLGVQPVARLNAT is encoded by the coding sequence GTGCACATCCGCAGGCTGTACATAAAAGGATTTGGAAAATTGAAGTCATTCGAACTCGAGCTGAAACCAGGTTTGAACGTCGTCTACGGTCCAAACGAGTCCGGCAAAACGACGCTGTACAATTTCATCAGATCGTGCATCTGCGGTCTGTCCGAAGAGGAATTGGAGAAGTATCGACCCTGGGATGGTTCCGAACTCGACGGCGGGATCGTTGTTCTTCATGGAGGAAAAGAGCTCAAATTGTTCAGCACCTTTGGTGAGAAGCCGTTCGAAAGAAACTTCGCAGACAGTCTGATCTTCCTGAGCGATGAAGAAGATCTGACACTCAGAAAGGCAGAGGATCACCTCATCGCACGGATGAAGAGCAACCTTCAGCGCGTGGAAGAAGCTCAGCTGATCGAGGATGCCCTGAAGAAGATTCCGCGCTACGCGGAAGAACTCCTCTCTCAAAGGAAACAGCTCGAGGAGCAACTGAACCGGCTCGACGAGCAGATCGAAGCATTCTACCGGGCGAGAAAACAGCAGTTTTCTAATTTCGTGGAAATTTCCAGGCTCAAGCAGGAGCTTTCGTTGCTTCAGGAAGAGAAGACCAAGTTGCAGGCTCAGATCGCGAGGCTGAACGAAAAGATCGAAGAATTCCTGAGACAACGACTCGAAGAACTCGATCGAAGATTGAGAGAAGTTCTTCAAACACTCGAAAGAGAGAAAAAGCTTACGATTTTGAACGGGGCGCAGTACGAGCAAATTTCGAACGTGAAAGCCCAGCTGGATCGACTGAACACGATCATCGAACAGCGTCGGAGCAGAGTCGAAGAAGTCTCAAAATTGCTCGAAGAAACGGTGAAACAGCGTGACGAACTCATGCACACGATCAGAAGTGAAGACGTCGAGACGTTCAAGTTGAAACTGAAGAACCTGCGTCTCACGTACAGGCTTCTGGAATCGAACTTCCAGAAGTTGAAGGAATTCGAATCCAGGTACGAAGCTTCCTGGAAAGCGTTCGAGGGACTCCGTGAAGATTTTCTGGAAGAAGTGATGAAAGAAACTGTGAATTTTCAAGAACAGGAAGAGGCGCGGTTGCAGAGCAGGTTGAAACTGCTCGAAGAGAACGTCTCTGAGAGTAGAAAGAAGATCAGCAGGTCTCGCATCATCGCGATCGTTTCCGCCTTAGCGGCTGTGGCTTCGACGATCCTCGGGTTCGTGGTGGCGAGCTGGTGGTTCTTCCTCACGGGAGGGCTCGGTGCGATCACTCTGATTTTCCTGACGAACGTGTGGAGGTTGGACAAGCAGCTGTCACGCGACGAAGAAGAGATGTTGAAGTACCAGCTGGAGCTGCGCGCGATAGAGAAAAGGAAAAGCTCAGCCACGCAGAGACTGCTCGCGAACTTTGGCGTCAAGGACGTATCGCAACTGAGACAGCTCTACCAGCGTTACAGAGACTGGCTCAGCGAAAAGGACAGGTTCGAAAGGTTGAAACAAGAACTCGAAATGGAAACGAAGAACATGCTGGAACAGCTCAGACCATACGGGGCAGAAGAACTGTCCGACGTCCCGAGTGTGATTCTCAGGCTCGAGGAAATCGTTTCTTCGATCGACGACAAGAGCCTGAAGATAGCACAGCTCAAGGAAGTTTCACAGCGTCTGCAGGATGAACTCTCAGATCTGCAGAGACAGAAACTGTCGCTGGAAGGCGAACTGAGAGAACTGCTCGAAAGGTTCGGTCTGGAAAGCTTCGAGGAGGTCAGTGGGGCGTACGAAAGGTACCGTCGCGTTGAGGAGTTCGAGGCCGAAAGATCGAAGTTGGAACGAACGAAGCAGTGCCTGCAAGAGCGCAACTTCGAATGTCTGTTGAGACAGTACCAGACCCTTTCGACCCTTTTGGACGAAAAGGCCGGGTTCGAAAACCTCTCGAAAGATGTGGACAGGCAGATCGAAAGTTTACAAACGCGTCTCAGCGAACTGGAGTCGACTCTGAACGAAGGGACGTTGCTCGAGAGAGTGGTCGAGCTGTTGAAGGAAAAATCGCTGATCGAACTGCGGAGCCGAATCGTTGAAATGAAGCTCGAAAGGTTACCATCACTTTCGCAATTTCTGCACTCCGAACTTGAGAGATTGACGGGATCTTATGTGAAGAAGTTTGCGAACCTTTTCGTGCCAACTTTCAGGATGTTCTCAAAGCTGGCAGAGAACGTGGTTGTGGATAAGGATCTCTCCGTGAGGATCGTGGCTGGGAACGATCTGCATCTTTCCACCGATGTGCTGAGCAGGGCGACGATCGACCAGTTGATCTTATCCTACAAGACGGCGCTTCACGATACGCTCGAGCTCTCTGAACCCCTCCCCCTGATCGTGGATAACTTCCTGATAAGGTTCGACGAAGAACGGCTGAAAGTGGCCGCGGAACTTCTGAAGGAAATTTCGCAGACGCGACAGGTACTGATAATGACGAGCGATCGAAGGCTGATAGATCTTCTGGGCGTGCAGCCCGTGGCTCGACTGAACGCGACTTAG
- a CDS encoding sensor domain-containing diguanylate cyclase yields the protein MKKSLLLIALAALLTYLLKPFRFTLLDAAFLVYSVAVFNLQKNRRTAATGLFVALPHAAFGNGSFTPLIVALGSSLRFEKSTFSNRFHDFLKRYSIYALAHFLSSLAGNVFFKTLLFSSTAFLLTVLVELEKSRWSFIEDVLFVTSLVCLYMFAQQLQSLWIVLAFMLSFLIYNLLLGYKSKVKELEKFQQTYTDFRKKLATVVQLVNHPPSASIADTLRHFAKVVSDITGFRYVLISVLNRELGVIQRVAHHGMSEEEFSRLKENPPPIEHLLRFTQERFRVSNSYFIPEGTIEVPSQYSAVLIDRAAGDEPDAWRPEDFLIVPIYSPLGEMVGYISVDAPESGKRPRIEDVQLMELVANQVYKLLERSELYRDIVSRQSYDSHTLLLTHSAFLSYVDAEIAKGNRFAVVILDVDDLSLINQRFGHEAGDRLLEKIADILRTKTRKTDVAARFGGEEFALLLRNVTKSKAIEITDRLLQEVRRIDFQTKVSVSAGIAMFPDHGRTSQELTKAALQALQIAKISGKDRLMVF from the coding sequence TTGAAAAAATCGCTGCTTCTGATCGCTCTCGCAGCTCTGCTCACATACTTGCTCAAACCCTTCAGGTTCACCCTGCTCGATGCAGCCTTCCTCGTCTACAGCGTCGCGGTTTTCAACCTTCAAAAAAATCGACGAACGGCTGCGACTGGTCTCTTCGTTGCCCTGCCACACGCCGCGTTCGGTAACGGTAGCTTCACGCCATTGATCGTGGCGCTCGGATCTTCGTTGCGTTTTGAAAAGAGTACTTTCTCGAACAGGTTCCACGATTTTCTGAAGCGATACAGCATCTACGCCCTGGCCCACTTCTTGTCCAGCTTGGCAGGTAATGTTTTCTTTAAAACACTTCTGTTTAGCTCTACCGCTTTCCTTCTGACTGTGCTCGTAGAACTTGAAAAGTCACGCTGGTCCTTCATTGAAGATGTTCTGTTCGTCACCAGCCTGGTGTGTCTTTATATGTTCGCTCAGCAGCTTCAGAGCCTGTGGATCGTTCTGGCCTTCATGCTGAGCTTTCTGATTTACAACCTTCTACTCGGCTACAAATCCAAGGTGAAGGAACTGGAAAAGTTCCAGCAGACTTACACAGATTTCAGAAAGAAGCTCGCCACGGTGGTACAGCTGGTGAACCATCCTCCGAGTGCCTCGATCGCCGACACTCTGAGACATTTTGCCAAAGTCGTGAGCGACATCACAGGGTTCAGATACGTGTTGATCAGCGTTCTGAACAGAGAGCTCGGGGTGATCCAGCGCGTGGCGCACCATGGGATGAGCGAGGAAGAATTCTCAAGGCTGAAAGAAAACCCGCCACCGATCGAACATCTTCTGCGTTTCACACAGGAGCGGTTCAGGGTGAGCAACTCTTATTTCATACCCGAAGGCACGATCGAAGTGCCGTCGCAGTACAGCGCGGTATTGATCGACCGGGCAGCAGGTGACGAGCCTGACGCCTGGCGTCCCGAAGATTTTCTGATAGTCCCAATATACAGTCCCCTCGGGGAGATGGTCGGTTACATCAGCGTGGACGCGCCGGAGAGTGGAAAAAGGCCGCGGATCGAAGACGTTCAGCTGATGGAACTTGTAGCGAACCAGGTATACAAGCTCTTGGAAAGATCGGAACTGTATCGAGACATCGTCTCGAGACAATCCTACGATTCTCACACGCTCCTGCTGACGCACTCCGCTTTCCTCAGCTACGTCGATGCGGAGATCGCGAAGGGGAACCGTTTCGCCGTCGTGATCCTGGACGTGGACGATCTGTCTCTCATAAACCAGCGCTTCGGACACGAAGCGGGAGACCGTCTACTCGAAAAGATCGCGGACATACTGCGCACGAAAACGAGGAAAACCGACGTGGCTGCAAGGTTCGGTGGCGAAGAGTTCGCACTGCTTCTGAGGAACGTGACCAAGTCCAAGGCGATCGAGATCACCGACAGACTCCTTCAGGAAGTTCGCAGGATCGATTTCCAGACGAAGGTGTCGGTGAGCGCAGGCATCGCCATGTTTCCCGACCACGGTAGGACTTCACAGGAGCTCACAAAGGCAGCCCTTCAAGCGCTCCAGATCGCCAAGATTTCCGGAAAAGACAGGCTCATGGTCTTCTAA
- a CDS encoding Gfo/Idh/MocA family protein gives MKLRMALVGCGRISSKHVEAIERNRHLLEPVAVCDIVEERAQRTADILEQKLGVKPEVYTNYVDVLRRSDVDFVSIATPSGLHHEMTMQAMEFGKHVLVEKPLALDTKHLREIVDTSKRKKLKVGVCHQNRFNPPVQELRKKIESGAFGKLFHGVVSVRWNRNESYYRQDAWRGTWEQDGGVLMNQSIHGIDLLQWMLGEKPKRVFGLIKNLNHPYIPVEDLAAGIVEFESGCVGIVEATSNVFDRNLEEVLTIFGERGTVKIGGLAVNRILVWRFPNEDSHPFMSLPDPETVYGHGHGPLYEDFCKAIVEDREPYIDAESGSKAVQIVLAIYKSSLENRWVEFPFDFSTTEMKEWRG, from the coding sequence GTGAAACTGAGGATGGCGCTGGTCGGCTGCGGCAGGATCTCTTCGAAGCACGTGGAAGCCATCGAGCGAAATCGTCATCTTCTGGAACCAGTCGCGGTGTGTGACATCGTTGAAGAGAGGGCACAGAGAACCGCAGACATTCTCGAACAGAAGCTCGGTGTGAAACCAGAAGTTTACACGAACTACGTTGACGTGCTGCGGCGCTCCGATGTGGACTTCGTTTCCATCGCCACACCGAGTGGTTTGCACCACGAAATGACGATGCAGGCGATGGAGTTCGGCAAGCACGTGCTGGTGGAAAAGCCTCTCGCCCTCGACACGAAACATTTGAGAGAGATCGTCGATACGTCCAAACGGAAGAAACTGAAGGTTGGGGTGTGCCACCAGAACAGGTTCAACCCACCAGTTCAAGAGCTCCGCAAGAAAATAGAAAGTGGAGCTTTCGGTAAGCTGTTTCACGGTGTCGTGAGCGTGCGCTGGAACAGGAACGAATCGTACTACAGACAGGACGCCTGGCGCGGAACCTGGGAACAGGACGGGGGCGTGCTCATGAACCAGTCGATCCACGGGATCGATCTGCTGCAGTGGATGCTGGGAGAGAAACCCAAACGCGTCTTCGGACTGATAAAGAATCTGAACCATCCTTACATCCCTGTGGAAGATCTGGCTGCGGGCATAGTCGAGTTCGAATCTGGTTGTGTGGGGATCGTAGAGGCCACGTCGAACGTGTTCGACAGGAACCTTGAGGAAGTTCTGACGATCTTCGGCGAGAGAGGCACAGTTAAGATAGGAGGACTCGCCGTCAACAGGATACTCGTATGGAGATTTCCAAACGAAGATTCACATCCCTTCATGAGCCTGCCAGATCCAGAGACGGTGTACGGCCATGGCCACGGGCCGCTGTACGAAGATTTCTGCAAGGCCATCGTAGAGGACAGAGAACCGTACATCGACGCAGAATCAGGTTCTAAAGCTGTACAGATCGTGCTGGCAATCTACAAATCCTCTCTGGAAAACAGGTGGGTCGAGTTCCCGTTCGACTTTTCCACCACAGAGATGAAGGAGTGGAGAGGTTGA
- the wecB gene encoding non-hydrolyzing UDP-N-acetylglucosamine 2-epimerase encodes MRYCFVFGTRPEVIKVAPVYKFFVEKGEEAFIVATAQHREMMDMMMNVFNIEAKHDLNIMTHDQTLDSVVASIMQKLPPILQREKPEVLFVQGDTTTAMACAICAFHSKVEVAHIEAGLRSHDLYDPFPEEMNRRVVDVVSTYLFAPTTKAKENLLKEGIEEQRIHVVGNSVVDALNMIRSRFELSRIRSQIVPFDTYVLLTLHRRENIGEKMVSILSGIAKFAEERNVPVVLPVHKNPNVRKIVFDTVGSNRHFFLIEPLDYISFLALLEGCWFVVTDSGGVQEEAPSFGKFVVVARKTTERPELIESGFGTLAGTDKDSVYSAMVLASEKRLDPSENPFGDGKTSERIWKIMRGVRT; translated from the coding sequence GTGAGGTACTGTTTCGTGTTCGGCACCCGTCCGGAGGTCATAAAGGTTGCCCCCGTCTACAAATTCTTCGTGGAGAAAGGCGAAGAGGCGTTCATAGTCGCGACGGCACAGCACAGGGAAATGATGGACATGATGATGAACGTTTTCAACATAGAGGCGAAGCACGATTTGAACATCATGACGCACGATCAGACTCTCGACAGCGTCGTCGCCAGCATCATGCAGAAACTGCCACCCATCCTGCAACGAGAAAAGCCGGAGGTGCTCTTCGTGCAGGGTGATACCACCACGGCGATGGCCTGCGCGATCTGTGCATTCCATTCGAAAGTCGAGGTTGCCCACATCGAGGCGGGCTTGAGGAGTCACGATCTTTACGATCCTTTCCCCGAAGAGATGAACAGAAGGGTCGTGGACGTCGTCAGCACTTATCTGTTCGCACCGACGACGAAGGCCAAGGAAAATCTGCTGAAGGAAGGCATCGAAGAACAACGCATCCACGTGGTCGGTAACAGCGTCGTCGATGCGCTGAACATGATAAGAAGCAGGTTCGAACTGTCTCGAATAAGATCGCAGATCGTGCCCTTCGACACTTACGTACTTCTGACTCTGCACAGGCGAGAGAACATAGGTGAGAAGATGGTTTCGATACTCTCCGGGATCGCGAAATTCGCGGAAGAAAGGAACGTTCCAGTGGTTCTGCCCGTCCACAAGAATCCCAACGTCAGAAAGATCGTTTTCGACACCGTGGGATCCAACCGGCATTTCTTCCTGATAGAACCGCTCGATTATATTTCCTTTCTGGCGTTGCTCGAAGGTTGCTGGTTCGTTGTGACCGACTCAGGTGGTGTGCAGGAAGAGGCACCGTCTTTCGGCAAGTTCGTCGTGGTCGCGAGAAAGACCACGGAGAGACCTGAACTCATAGAATCTGGTTTTGGAACATTGGCTGGCACTGACAAGGATTCGGTCTACAGTGCCATGGTGCTCGCGAGCGAGAAAAGATTGGATCCTTCTGAGAATCCATTCGGTGATGGGAAAACTTCTGAGCGGATCTGGAAGATCATGAGGGGTGTTCGGACGTGA